The following proteins are co-located in the Pseudomonas fluorescens genome:
- a CDS encoding ABC transporter substrate-binding protein, translated as MPAFDHLTRRRLLGLAGITLASPLLLSLPRLGLAANEQAGHNTPQEPAGTGEFIRLDAPRSLKLAVNLNAVCLAPVVIAHGQGFFKKHNLEVELVNFGNSTEVLLEAIATGKADAGVGMALRWLKALEQGFDVKLTAGTHGGCLRLLSAVNGGVTKLEDLKGKAIGVTDMASPDRNFFSILLKKHGVDPVRDVEWRLYPADLLGTALARGEVQAVSGSDPFMYRLIKSGVARELSTNLVEEYANLSCCVVGVTGKLVREDKRVVAALTQAILEAHDYSVQHPEAVAKGFQAYALNTSTEEVQAILHDHTHGHHAVGAALTQEITTYVTDLKTVEVISKGTDPVEFAKEITADVFS; from the coding sequence ATGCCAGCTTTTGATCACTTAACCCGCCGCCGTCTGCTCGGCCTGGCCGGCATCACCCTGGCCAGCCCCTTGCTGCTGTCCCTGCCACGCCTGGGCCTGGCAGCCAATGAACAGGCGGGCCACAACACGCCACAGGAGCCGGCCGGCACTGGCGAGTTTATCCGCCTCGATGCGCCACGCTCACTCAAGCTGGCGGTCAACCTCAATGCGGTGTGCCTGGCCCCGGTGGTGATTGCCCACGGCCAGGGGTTCTTCAAGAAGCACAACCTTGAGGTTGAACTCGTCAACTTCGGCAACTCCACCGAAGTGCTGCTCGAAGCCATCGCCACCGGCAAGGCCGATGCGGGCGTGGGCATGGCACTGCGTTGGCTCAAGGCGCTGGAGCAGGGCTTTGATGTGAAACTCACTGCCGGCACCCATGGCGGTTGCCTGCGGTTGCTCAGTGCGGTGAACGGCGGCGTGACGAAACTGGAAGACCTCAAGGGCAAGGCCATCGGCGTCACCGACATGGCCAGTCCGGACCGTAATTTCTTCTCGATCCTGCTGAAAAAACACGGCGTCGACCCGGTGCGCGATGTCGAATGGCGCCTGTACCCGGCCGACCTGCTGGGCACCGCTCTGGCGCGCGGCGAAGTGCAGGCGGTCAGCGGCAGTGACCCCTTCATGTACCGCTTGATAAAGTCCGGCGTGGCGCGCGAATTGTCCACCAACCTGGTGGAGGAATACGCCAACCTCAGCTGCTGCGTGGTGGGCGTTACCGGCAAGTTGGTGCGCGAAGACAAGCGCGTGGTGGCGGCGCTGACCCAGGCCATTCTGGAAGCCCACGATTATTCCGTGCAGCACCCCGAAGCGGTTGCCAAGGGCTTCCAGGCCTATGCGTTGAACACCTCGACCGAAGAAGTGCAGGCGATCCTCCACGATCACACCCATGGCCACCATGCGGTCGGCGCGGCGCTGACCCAGGAAATCACCACCTACGTCACCGACCTGAAAACCGTGGAAGTCATCAGCAAAGGCACCGATCCGGTGGAATTTGCCAAGGAGATCACCGCTGATGTCTTCAGTTGA
- a CDS encoding LLM class flavin-dependent oxidoreductase, which produces MTTSRQIHLSAFLLSGPVVHSHAVWRHPETVGNYLDPAYYARVAKVVEEGLFDFLFFADRLAVGDQMGGSREFALRYGAQDATRLDPLPILSYLVGQTTKLGLGATRSTTYYEPAHIAREFATLDHLSKGRAAWNIVTSMNDSEGRLFGKDKHLEHDLRYDRADEFVEVALKLWNSWGEGALKLDRDSGVLADPALIQSVQHQGDWFKVEGPLNIPRTPQGRPVLIQAGSSGRGRRFGARWAEAIFTIHPHLAAMRAFREDVRAQVVQQGRDADSCKVLTAVMPFIGGSEAEARAKRDTHNALARPELGLVTLASQLNVDLSPFPLNATLAEVARSPLVHAAAAEKLLMQGPEITLEHLGRIFASSVRVPQLVGTGAQIADQLAELFEQGGCDGFVISPGYLPGSFSEFVESVIPHLQRKGLFRTAYEGSTLREHLGLADLTN; this is translated from the coding sequence ATGACAACCAGCCGCCAAATCCACTTATCCGCCTTCTTGTTGAGCGGTCCCGTGGTGCACAGCCACGCGGTGTGGCGCCACCCTGAAACCGTCGGCAATTACCTTGACCCCGCGTATTACGCTCGCGTGGCCAAGGTGGTAGAAGAAGGCCTGTTCGACTTCCTGTTTTTCGCTGATCGCCTGGCTGTGGGCGACCAGATGGGCGGCTCGCGTGAGTTCGCCTTGCGCTACGGCGCCCAGGACGCCACGCGCCTCGACCCCTTACCGATCCTTTCCTACCTGGTCGGCCAAACCACCAAACTGGGCCTGGGCGCGACCCGCTCCACGACCTACTACGAACCGGCGCATATCGCCCGCGAATTCGCCACGCTCGACCACCTGTCCAAGGGCCGTGCGGCCTGGAATATCGTGACCTCGATGAACGACAGCGAAGGGCGCCTGTTCGGCAAGGACAAGCACCTGGAACACGACCTGCGCTACGACCGCGCGGATGAATTTGTCGAGGTCGCGCTGAAACTCTGGAACAGCTGGGGCGAGGGCGCGCTCAAGCTGGACCGCGACAGCGGCGTGCTCGCCGACCCTGCGCTGATCCAGTCGGTGCAGCATCAGGGCGACTGGTTCAAGGTCGAAGGCCCGCTGAATATCCCACGCACGCCCCAGGGCCGGCCGGTACTGATCCAGGCGGGTTCGTCCGGGCGCGGTCGGCGGTTTGGCGCGCGCTGGGCCGAGGCGATTTTCACCATTCACCCACACCTGGCGGCCATGCGCGCCTTCCGCGAGGACGTGCGCGCCCAGGTGGTGCAACAAGGTCGCGATGCCGACAGTTGCAAAGTGCTGACTGCGGTAATGCCGTTTATTGGCGGCAGCGAAGCCGAGGCACGCGCCAAACGCGACACACACAACGCCCTGGCGCGGCCCGAGTTGGGCCTGGTGACACTGGCTTCGCAGCTGAATGTGGACCTCTCGCCCTTCCCGTTGAACGCCACCTTGGCCGAAGTGGCGCGGTCGCCATTGGTGCACGCCGCTGCCGCCGAAAAGCTGCTGATGCAGGGGCCCGAAATAACCCTGGAACACCTCGGCCGCATCTTTGCCAGCAGCGTGCGCGTGCCGCAATTGGTGGGCACCGGGGCGCAGATCGCCGATCAGTTAGCCGAGCTGTTCGAGCAAGGTGGTTGTGACGGGTTTGTGATTTCACCGGGCTACTTGCCGGGCTCGTTCAGCGAATTTGTCGAGAGCGTGATTCCGCATTTGCAGCGCAAAGGGCTGTTCCGCACGGCGTACGAAGGTTCGACGCTGCGCGAGCATCTGGGGCTGGCCGATCTCACTAACTGA
- a CDS encoding aliphatic sulfonate ABC transporter substrate-binding protein has translation MPIRRPLALVIGLLACSVALSAQAQETVRIGYQKSSTLITLLKTQGTLEKALKADDIGVSWHEFPSGLPLLEALNVGNVDISADVADTVPIFAQAAQAKLTYFAQEAPSPSAQAIVVRKDSPIQQLADLKGKKIAVTKAAGTHYLLIAALAKAGLAFSDIEPAYLSPADGRAAFENNKVDAWVTWEPFLTSVQRQLPTRTLADGAGLASYKRYYLTGTSYAKAHPEVLKVVYEQLEKTGKWLKTNPQDAAKVLGPLWGNLDVATVEAANAHRSYEVQPVTVDQLGEQQKIADAFFKAGLLPQAVDAQAVQTWTP, from the coding sequence ATGCCTATTCGTCGTCCCCTCGCCCTTGTTATCGGGCTGCTGGCCTGTTCCGTCGCCCTGAGCGCACAAGCCCAGGAAACCGTGCGCATCGGTTACCAGAAGTCCTCGACCCTGATCACCCTGCTGAAAACTCAGGGCACCCTGGAAAAAGCCCTCAAAGCCGACGATATCGGTGTGAGCTGGCACGAGTTCCCCAGCGGCCTGCCGCTGCTCGAAGCCCTGAATGTGGGCAACGTGGACATCAGCGCTGACGTGGCCGACACCGTGCCGATCTTCGCGCAGGCGGCCCAGGCCAAGCTCACCTACTTCGCCCAGGAAGCGCCCTCGCCGTCAGCCCAGGCCATCGTGGTGCGCAAGGACTCGCCGATCCAGCAATTGGCGGACCTGAAAGGCAAAAAAATCGCGGTGACCAAGGCGGCCGGCACCCACTACTTATTGATCGCCGCGCTGGCCAAGGCCGGCCTGGCCTTTTCGGATATCGAGCCGGCCTATCTGTCACCGGCCGATGGTCGCGCAGCGTTCGAAAACAACAAGGTCGACGCCTGGGTCACCTGGGAACCCTTCCTCACCAGCGTGCAACGCCAGCTACCGACGCGCACCCTCGCCGATGGCGCCGGGCTGGCCAGTTACAAGCGCTATTACCTGACCGGCACGTCTTACGCCAAGGCGCACCCCGAGGTGTTGAAGGTGGTGTATGAGCAGCTGGAAAAAACCGGTAAATGGCTGAAAACCAACCCGCAGGACGCCGCGAAAGTGCTCGGCCCACTGTGGGGCAATCTGGACGTGGCCACGGTTGAAGCCGCCAATGCGCACCGCAGCTATGAGGTGCAGCCGGTGACGGTGGACCAGTTGGGTGAACAGCAGAAGATTGCCGATGCGTTCTTCAAGGCGGGGCTGTTACCCCAGGCGGTGGATGCGCAGGCGGTGCAGACGTGGACGCCGTGA